From a single Loigolactobacillus coryniformis subsp. coryniformis KCTC 3167 = DSM 20001 genomic region:
- a CDS encoding sensor histidine kinase produces the protein MRKKQNNTNTSAAQITKAYAIILILITLLMSGSIITVVGYRLVTNKREEAQSLMRILKQSLVGDQPDWVRWRGETTLDTSNTFVKVKVDPPTRTQAVFYSPRTKGFLNENYHAWPLFKDVQYRSKQGVYYHIIDYDHASEGPNKKPEIKYEIWLSLNNMVHIFKTILETISLITIFSFLIGLWFISKLARRLNQPLVDLTKATHEINKAENITYHESLPISGNPQEVHELSIEFNRLLSSLNQQILREHQFVSDASHELRTPLAGVRGHISLIRRHGQAHPDIVPTSLDYIDSESLRMQHLIESLLQLSRMDHAELTLEYFNLSDLLAKICARYQQQIPQQLCLKILPTTIVYANCDSVEQIITALLDNAHKYSPTAATITLEVTTDPNDIAVKVFDEGNGISDQDKPHIFDRFYRADQSRSQKITGSGLGLAIAARLVDLNHGKIAVQDNVPHGSCFVVILKKTKP, from the coding sequence ACTAAGGCATACGCCATAATTTTAATTTTAATTACGTTACTGATGAGCGGTTCAATTATCACGGTGGTTGGTTATCGGCTAGTTACAAATAAGCGTGAAGAAGCGCAGTCACTGATGAGGATTTTAAAGCAATCCTTGGTTGGGGACCAACCAGATTGGGTACGCTGGCGCGGTGAGACTACCCTCGATACTAGTAACACGTTTGTAAAAGTAAAAGTAGATCCGCCTACGCGCACACAAGCTGTCTTTTATTCGCCGCGCACCAAAGGCTTTTTGAATGAAAATTATCACGCATGGCCACTTTTTAAAGATGTTCAGTATCGCTCTAAACAGGGGGTCTACTATCATATTATTGATTACGATCATGCTAGTGAGGGCCCCAATAAAAAGCCAGAAATTAAGTACGAAATTTGGTTAAGTTTAAATAATATGGTCCATATATTTAAAACGATCTTAGAAACAATTAGTTTAATCACCATATTTAGTTTCTTAATTGGCTTATGGTTTATTTCTAAGTTAGCGCGGCGGTTGAATCAACCATTGGTAGATTTAACCAAGGCAACCCATGAAATAAATAAGGCTGAGAATATTACCTATCATGAATCTTTACCAATTTCTGGTAATCCACAAGAAGTGCATGAATTGAGTATTGAATTTAATCGGTTGTTAAGTTCGCTCAACCAGCAAATATTACGTGAGCATCAGTTTGTTTCCGATGCTTCACACGAATTAAGAACGCCGTTAGCCGGTGTACGGGGTCATATAAGTTTAATTCGCCGACATGGTCAAGCGCATCCAGATATTGTGCCGACCTCACTAGATTATATTGATTCCGAATCGCTACGGATGCAACACTTAATTGAAAGCCTATTGCAACTATCACGTATGGATCATGCTGAATTAACCTTGGAATATTTTAATTTAAGTGATTTATTAGCCAAGATTTGTGCGCGCTATCAGCAACAAATTCCCCAGCAATTATGCTTAAAAATTCTACCGACTACAATTGTTTATGCTAACTGTGATAGTGTTGAACAGATCATAACGGCATTATTAGATAATGCACATAAATACTCACCTACCGCTGCGACTATTACGCTTGAAGTAACGACTGATCCTAATGATATTGCGGTGAAGGTTTTTGATGAAGGTAACGGAATCAGTGATCAGGATAAACCGCATATTTTTGATCGTTTTTATCGTGCTGATCAATCTCGTTCCCAAAAAATCACTGGTTCTGGTCTCGGGCTAGCAATTGCCGCCCGCTTGGTTGATTTGAATCATGGTAAGATTGCGGTGCAAGATAATGTACCGCACGGTAGTTGTTTTGTTGTCATTCTGAAAAAAACTAAACCTTAA
- a CDS encoding glycosyltransferase family 2 protein, with product MATMSLVIPCYNNEKMIPLFYAAAAEVVNTIQQTWENIDVEYWFIDDGSCDRTLDQLQQLQARAKFVHYISFSRNFGQEAAIYAGLQQATGKYVALMAGDPQILPNLLPQMLSAIIEEHYDIVVGTRQAARTEVPNLRAWFIKKINHFTKVKVNAPVGDCRLMTRQVLDAVMSLPEYNRFSLGIFNWVGFTTKYLAYQNDEDGDGQPTRGFWQVISDSVNGISGFLSGPLALVFYVGLTSFIAALIVLVVIVMRLLVLNDPANGWLALISIILLLGGIQLLCLGIVSKYIAEIYLETKHWPIYIAKEIK from the coding sequence ATGGCGACTATGTCACTGGTTATCCCATGCTATAACAATGAAAAGATGATTCCGTTATTCTATGCCGCGGCTGCAGAAGTGGTTAATACGATTCAACAGACTTGGGAAAATATTGATGTTGAGTATTGGTTTATTGATGATGGCTCGTGCGATCGAACTTTAGATCAATTGCAGCAGCTGCAGGCTAGAGCAAAATTTGTGCATTATATTTCTTTCTCACGTAATTTTGGTCAAGAAGCGGCAATCTATGCTGGCTTGCAACAGGCCACTGGTAAATACGTGGCTTTAATGGCGGGTGATCCACAGATACTACCTAATTTATTGCCACAAATGCTATCTGCCATTATTGAAGAACATTACGATATCGTTGTTGGCACTAGACAAGCAGCCAGAACAGAAGTGCCTAATTTACGGGCCTGGTTTATAAAAAAAATCAACCATTTTACTAAAGTGAAAGTTAATGCGCCTGTTGGGGATTGTCGGCTGATGACTAGGCAAGTGCTTGATGCTGTGATGTCATTGCCTGAATATAATCGATTTTCATTAGGAATTTTCAATTGGGTCGGCTTCACAACAAAGTATTTAGCCTATCAAAATGATGAAGACGGCGATGGGCAGCCCACTAGAGGATTTTGGCAAGTGATCAGTGATTCAGTGAATGGAATCAGTGGCTTTTTGAGCGGGCCATTAGCTTTAGTTTTTTATGTTGGCTTAACTTCTTTTATTGCGGCGCTGATTGTGCTAGTAGTCATTGTTATGCGGCTATTAGTGCTTAATGATCCGGCCAATGGTTGGCTAGCACTTATTTCAATCATCCTGTTGCTTGGCGGGATTCAGCTATTATGTTTGGGCATCGTTAGTAAGTATATTGCTGAAATTTATTTAGAAACGAAACATTGGCCTATTTACATTGCTAAAGAAATTAAATAG
- a CDS encoding teichoic acid D-Ala incorporation-associated protein DltX, which yields MERLKAIIARPGVKFILQTIFYFFILLILVYLYSYSGISNSKFIYTEF from the coding sequence ATGGAACGCTTAAAAGCGATTATAGCACGGCCAGGTGTTAAGTTTATTTTACAAACTATTTTTTATTTTTTTATCTTGTTAATTCTGGTTTATTTGTATAGTTATAGCGGAATCAGCAATAGCAAGTTTATTTACACTGAATTTTAG
- the dltA gene encoding D-alanine--poly(phosphoribitol) ligase subunit DltA: MIADIIKAIDMVAIQTPSAVAYNYLGQTNTYAELKHFSDSLANYIDHLDLPAGSPIIVYGDQTFSMIAVFLGCVKSGHAYIPVDLHSPNDRLTMIQAIAQPQLVIAVKPLPVKLLVANTIEAPQLQAIFRQANPYQLTHAVKDTDNFYIIFTSGTTGKPKGVQISHQNLLSFVNWILTDFGLPEKPTSLAQAPYSFDLSVMDLYPTLVMGGQLQVLPKAITDNFKTLFATLPSLSLNIWVSTPSLIDICLLEPNFKQAKYPQLSHFMFCGEELTHQTAAKLKQRFPAAKIFNTYGPTETTVAVTGIEITTAILNDYQRLPIGYAKADTTVKIDPITPTKQSGELIISGPSVSKGYLNSPEKTKQAFSEKGYRSGDLVTMTASGLIFYRGRTDFQIKLNGYRIELEEVDHYLSQQKLIKQAVAVPKYNQQHKVTALLAYVVLQTATDRPAFEVTKILKQQLQREMMAYMIPQRFIYRSSLPLTINGKIDVKAMIKEANTND; encoded by the coding sequence ATGATAGCAGATATTATTAAGGCAATCGATATGGTTGCCATACAAACACCTAGTGCAGTAGCTTATAATTATTTAGGTCAAACTAATACGTATGCTGAACTAAAACACTTTTCCGATTCACTAGCTAATTACATTGATCATCTGGATTTACCGGCGGGCTCACCAATCATAGTTTACGGTGATCAGACTTTTTCGATGATCGCGGTTTTTTTGGGCTGTGTTAAATCAGGTCACGCCTACATCCCAGTAGATCTGCATTCACCAAATGATCGGTTGACGATGATTCAGGCGATTGCCCAACCACAGCTGGTTATTGCCGTAAAACCATTACCAGTGAAATTACTGGTGGCTAATACTATTGAAGCACCGCAACTACAAGCTATTTTTCGCCAAGCTAATCCGTACCAATTAACCCATGCGGTGAAGGATACTGATAATTTCTATATTATTTTCACTTCTGGAACTACTGGTAAGCCCAAGGGCGTGCAGATCAGTCATCAAAATCTACTTAGTTTTGTCAATTGGATCTTGACTGATTTTGGGCTGCCAGAAAAACCGACCAGCTTAGCGCAAGCACCATATTCATTTGATTTATCGGTGATGGATCTCTATCCCACCTTGGTCATGGGCGGTCAGCTGCAAGTGTTGCCTAAGGCGATAACTGATAATTTCAAGACCTTGTTTGCCACCTTACCTAGTTTATCTTTAAATATCTGGGTATCAACCCCTTCGTTGATCGATATTTGCCTGTTAGAGCCAAACTTTAAACAAGCAAAGTATCCCCAATTGTCGCATTTTATGTTTTGTGGTGAAGAATTAACGCATCAGACCGCTGCTAAATTAAAGCAACGCTTCCCAGCCGCCAAAATTTTTAACACTTATGGTCCCACCGAGACCACGGTGGCTGTGACTGGTATTGAAATTACGACTGCGATACTTAATGATTACCAACGCTTGCCCATTGGTTACGCTAAAGCAGACACTACGGTTAAAATTGATCCGATAACACCGACAAAGCAATCTGGCGAGCTTATTATTAGTGGTCCCAGTGTTTCAAAGGGTTACCTTAATTCACCAGAAAAAACCAAACAAGCTTTTTCTGAAAAAGGTTATCGTAGCGGCGATTTAGTGACGATGACTGCGTCCGGTTTAATTTTTTATCGCGGGAGAACCGATTTTCAAATTAAATTAAATGGTTACCGAATTGAATTAGAGGAAGTTGATCATTATCTAAGTCAGCAGAAACTGATCAAGCAAGCGGTGGCCGTACCAAAATATAATCAACAACACAAAGTTACCGCATTGTTGGCTTATGTTGTTTTACAGACTGCGACGGATCGACCTGCATTTGAAGTTACCAAAATTTTGAAGCAGCAATTGCAGCGGGAAATGATGGCCTACATGATTCCGCAACGATTTATCTATCGTTCCTCATTGCCACTGACTATTAATGGCAAAATTGATGTTAAAGCCATGATTAAAGAGGCCAATACAAATGATTAA
- the dltB gene encoding D-alanyl-lipoteichoic acid biosynthesis protein DltB codes for MINLQPYSNPMYFVWLLVSLLPLMIGLYFGKRFVAYQTIISGIFLLLIFGGSKWQQGLALIGYIIFQFIVVDGYVRYKKRANQTWVFVGAVLLSILPLVIVKITPAVQVGRKSLVGFLGISYLTFKSVQMIMETRDGTIKKFDPIMFARFLLFFPTVSSGPIDRYRRFQHDYLKIPDRERYLEMLGKAVHYIFLGFLYKFILSYLFGTVMLPHIAHIAIMHRAAFFHTGISLALVGYMYTYSMYLFFDFAGYSLFAVAASYLMGIETPMNFNQPFKAHNIKDFWDRWHMTLSFWFRDFIFMRLTFFIMKHHLLKKRVRISQVTYLANFLIMGFWHGVTWYYIVYGLFHASAIITNDYWLAFKKKHRRLPHNRLTEGIAIFITFNVVCFSFLIFSGFLNTLWFQAH; via the coding sequence ATGATTAATTTACAGCCATATAGTAATCCGATGTATTTTGTTTGGCTCTTAGTGAGCCTATTGCCATTGATGATTGGGTTATATTTTGGTAAGCGGTTTGTGGCCTATCAAACGATTATTTCTGGGATATTTTTATTATTGATTTTTGGTGGCTCAAAGTGGCAACAAGGCTTAGCGCTAATTGGCTATATTATTTTTCAGTTTATAGTTGTTGATGGCTATGTGCGCTATAAAAAGCGGGCCAACCAGACCTGGGTATTTGTTGGTGCCGTGTTACTAAGTATATTGCCACTGGTTATTGTCAAAATCACGCCGGCAGTTCAAGTGGGCCGGAAGTCTTTGGTTGGGTTTTTAGGAATCAGCTATTTAACCTTTAAATCAGTCCAAATGATTATGGAAACACGTGATGGGACCATTAAAAAATTTGATCCGATCATGTTTGCTCGGTTCTTACTATTTTTTCCCACCGTTTCATCAGGTCCAATTGATCGGTATCGTCGCTTTCAGCATGATTATTTAAAAATACCGGATCGGGAACGTTATTTAGAAATGTTAGGTAAAGCGGTGCACTATATTTTTCTAGGTTTCTTATATAAATTTATACTGAGCTATTTATTTGGTACTGTTATGTTGCCGCACATAGCCCATATTGCCATCATGCACCGGGCCGCATTTTTCCATACGGGAATTTCACTAGCCTTAGTTGGCTACATGTATACGTACAGTATGTATTTATTTTTTGATTTTGCCGGTTACAGCCTATTTGCGGTAGCCGCCAGTTACTTGATGGGTATTGAAACACCGATGAACTTTAACCAACCTTTTAAGGCGCATAATATTAAGGATTTTTGGGATCGTTGGCATATGACGTTGTCATTTTGGTTTCGTGATTTTATTTTTATGCGTTTAACGTTCTTTATCATGAAACATCATTTGCTTAAAAAACGCGTTCGTATTTCACAGGTCACTTATCTAGCCAACTTCTTAATTATGGGCTTTTGGCATGGTGTGACCTGGTATTATATCGTTTATGGGCTTTTCCATGCGAGTGCAATCATCACTAATGATTATTGGTTAGCGTTTAAGAAAAAACATCGCCGATTGCCGCATAATCGGTTGACTGAAGGTATCGCGATTTTTATCACGTTTAACGTCGTTTGTTTTAGTTTTTTAATTTTTTCAGGTTTTTTGAACACGCTTTGGTTTCAGGCACATTAA
- the dltC gene encoding D-alanine--poly(phosphoribitol) ligase subunit DltC — protein sequence MDTKQAVVAILKELTGTDVSNNLDDNLFDSGMIDSMATVEMLLELQEKFGIDVPVSEFDRSEWDTPNKVIAKVESMK from the coding sequence ATGGATACAAAACAAGCAGTAGTCGCTATTTTAAAAGAATTAACTGGCACCGATGTCAGTAATAATTTAGATGATAATTTATTTGATTCCGGGATGATCGACTCCATGGCAACAGTTGAAATGTTATTGGAGTTGCAAGAAAAATTTGGGATCGACGTACCTGTATCTGAATTTGATCGCAGTGAATGGGATACGCCTAATAAAGTTATTGCGAAGGTGGAATCAATGAAATGA